Proteins encoded in a region of the Elusimicrobiota bacterium genome:
- a CDS encoding extracellular solute-binding protein encodes MRKKFALLALFLFCTASQSFPKDNKVTLHLWQLPNRWGRNITEKVNYVLIERFKQLHPDILLTGTKLLVIPGSDSFDAGQLLAMAGGNAPDVMYINFRKSESFITQGFLYPLDNYIKEWEKKDNIKIENVIHPAILPVVKRYGHYWCIPYETEVMVLMYRKDHFKEAGIEGPPKDWDELYEDAKKLYIPEKRRTGLGLSGGSIAAWQFMTFLWSAGGEAVIQDEKGDWHAVFNSPEAVTALKYYQKLIAGKWTRGGKEYRGVCNFGSTMYADWIDERVSMIFNYLTETVISTVDPELIGIAPVPKGPIGKGISEINASMLGINATIKDKATRDAAWEYVKYMASDEAKKIKVKVLVENGYAKMLNPKYLRKFGFERYLWQIPPGWEEALDESLANGKPEPYGKNCDLIYSYMGPAVESSVMSEKADIKGLLDEAVKITEEKMLGYLSKEETHKRSVVTWIIVVIAGVLLTFFLSRIIGNFTKVAGNKGEAAVHKKTLAYYSLPILMLAPAVSLILIWAYYPLLRGILMGFQDYNLVLPSKFIGLENFRNVIFTRLFWESTLHTFEYSFWYIGLGFIIPIIFAIMVDEIKIGKVFFRTVFYLPAVITGLMVMVLWKQLYDPTEAGLLNRVLLSCQIVKEPMRWLDDPNIAMICVVFPSVWARVGAASLIFQAALKTIPTDMYEAAELDGCGVIHKLRYITIPFLAPLIIISFVGTFIGSMHAFAQVMAMTGGGPANVTKVLGLNIWENAYMYLKFGYATSMAWIMGSLLIGFTYFQLRVLKNAEFRRGGD; translated from the coding sequence GGGCAGGAATATTACCGAAAAAGTTAATTACGTCCTAATTGAACGTTTTAAACAACTCCATCCTGATATTTTGCTCACCGGCACAAAACTACTTGTAATTCCCGGAAGCGATAGTTTTGACGCAGGACAGCTTCTCGCCATGGCGGGCGGCAATGCTCCTGATGTTATGTATATAAATTTCCGCAAATCAGAATCGTTTATTACCCAAGGTTTTCTCTATCCTTTGGATAATTATATAAAGGAATGGGAAAAGAAAGATAATATAAAAATTGAAAATGTAATTCATCCTGCAATTTTACCGGTAGTAAAAAGATACGGGCATTATTGGTGCATACCTTATGAAACCGAAGTTATGGTACTGATGTACAGAAAAGATCATTTCAAGGAAGCCGGAATTGAAGGGCCCCCGAAGGATTGGGATGAACTCTACGAAGATGCAAAGAAATTGTATATTCCGGAAAAGAGGCGCACCGGGTTAGGTTTATCCGGCGGTAGTATCGCTGCCTGGCAGTTTATGACATTTTTATGGTCCGCAGGCGGGGAAGCTGTTATTCAGGATGAGAAAGGCGACTGGCATGCGGTATTTAACAGCCCGGAAGCTGTAACAGCACTGAAATATTACCAGAAACTTATTGCCGGAAAATGGACCAGAGGCGGCAAAGAATACAGGGGAGTATGCAACTTCGGCTCTACTATGTATGCTGATTGGATAGACGAACGTGTAAGCATGATTTTCAATTATCTTACTGAAACCGTTATATCAACGGTTGATCCTGAATTAATAGGTATAGCTCCGGTTCCCAAGGGCCCGATAGGAAAAGGTATAAGCGAAATCAATGCATCAATGCTTGGCATAAACGCAACCATTAAAGATAAGGCAACCCGGGATGCAGCCTGGGAATATGTAAAATATATGGCAAGCGACGAAGCAAAAAAAATAAAGGTTAAGGTATTGGTAGAAAACGGCTACGCCAAAATGCTGAACCCGAAATATTTAAGAAAATTCGGTTTTGAACGCTACCTTTGGCAGATACCTCCCGGATGGGAAGAGGCGCTTGATGAGTCGCTGGCAAACGGCAAGCCCGAGCCCTATGGTAAAAACTGCGACTTGATTTATTCCTATATGGGCCCGGCTGTAGAATCGTCAGTCATGAGCGAGAAAGCGGATATAAAAGGTTTGCTGGATGAAGCCGTAAAAATTACTGAAGAGAAGATGCTGGGGTATCTGTCCAAGGAAGAAACACACAAAAGAAGCGTAGTAACCTGGATAATAGTAGTAATTGCAGGAGTTCTGCTAACTTTTTTTCTAAGCAGAATAATCGGTAATTTTACTAAAGTCGCAGGAAACAAGGGAGAGGCTGCTGTGCATAAAAAAACCCTTGCGTATTATTCTCTTCCGATACTCATGCTGGCTCCTGCGGTATCATTGATACTTATCTGGGCCTATTATCCGCTTCTCAGGGGAATACTGATGGGTTTTCAGGATTATAACCTTGTGCTTCCCAGCAAATTTATAGGTTTGGAAAATTTTCGTAATGTAATTTTTACGCGTTTGTTCTGGGAATCTACCTTGCATACTTTCGAGTATTCATTCTGGTATATCGGCCTGGGATTCATCATACCGATAATATTCGCCATTATGGTAGATGAGATAAAAATAGGCAAAGTGTTTTTTAGGACGGTGTTTTATCTGCCTGCTGTAATAACTGGCCTGATGGTAATGGTATTATGGAAGCAGTTGTATGATCCTACTGAAGCGGGGTTGTTAAATAGAGTTTTACTTTCATGTCAAATAGTCAAGGAACCCATGAGGTGGCTTGATGATCCAAATATAGCCATGATATGCGTAGTGTTTCCTTCAGTTTGGGCGCGTGTCGGCGCGGCCAGTTTGATTTTCCAGGCGGCATTAAAAACAATCCCCACGGACATGTACGAAGCCGCTGAGCTTGACGGCTGTGGTGTTATACACAAATTAAGGTACATAACTATTCCGTTTTTAGCACCATTGATAATAATAAGTTTTGTCGGAACCTTTATCGGCTCCATGCATGCGTTCGCGCAGGTAATGGCCATGACGGGAGGCGGCCCGGCTAATGTGACTAAAGTATTAGGTTTAAACATTTGGGAAAATGCATATATGTATCTTAAATTCGGCTATGCGACCAGCATGGCCTGGATAATGGGCTCGTTATTAATCGGTTTCACATATTTCCAACTTCGTGTTTTGAAAAACGCAGAATTCAGAAGAGGCGGAGATTAA